From Neobacillus sp. PS2-9, the proteins below share one genomic window:
- a CDS encoding DUF6241 domain-containing protein, whose protein sequence is MKKILIFAAIVLAVLLGGFYGAYKLINSEAVSGNKLEKVETEAVDSSTSPEDEESKQTDKIGGVQYDIGIDNTSSEYKVIEVMHKMTHQKVKANEKWGAIPMMQDTINRVYEIVSNSDFDRKDQLLAILEKWKAGNFSAVDDDHNYFWQYQGGTVGQAHGILSKAEEETFILNNFGDDIAKEVSSQP, encoded by the coding sequence GTGAAGAAAATTTTGATTTTTGCGGCCATTGTTTTGGCTGTTTTACTGGGTGGATTTTATGGAGCCTATAAATTGATCAACAGCGAGGCCGTGTCAGGAAACAAACTAGAGAAAGTAGAGACGGAAGCTGTGGATAGTTCTACTTCTCCTGAAGATGAGGAAAGCAAACAAACAGATAAAATTGGCGGTGTTCAGTACGATATCGGCATTGATAATACCAGCTCCGAATATAAGGTCATTGAAGTGATGCACAAAATGACGCATCAAAAAGTGAAGGCTAACGAAAAATGGGGAGCCATCCCTATGATGCAGGATACCATTAATCGCGTGTACGAGATTGTGAGCAACAGTGACTTCGACCGAAAAGACCAATTGCTGGCCATTCTTGAAAAATGGAAGGCGGGGAATTTTTCCGCAGTCGATGACGACCACAACTATTTCTGGCAATATCAAGGCGGTACCGTTGGGCAAGCCCACGGAATCTTAAGCAAAGCAGAAGAAGAAACCTTCATCTTGAATAATTTTGGTGATGACATCGCAAAAGAAGTAAGCTCCCAGCCGTAG
- a CDS encoding M20/M25/M40 family metallo-hydrolase, whose translation MLQCREDVLAFTKQLVNIESVVNTYGEKAIAQALYAMISSWPYFSENPGQLVLEQTHNDNQERYNVLAFVKGTKGTSNRTVILMGHTDTVGIDDFTHLKDQACYPEELMESLKKENLPASAQKHLQSGDWMFGRGVLDMKSGVASHLYLLKYYSEHPEELDGNLVLLAECDEEDSSHGVLSALKTLKRWKQEHGFAYSAAINADFVAPRYEGDDNRYIYKGTVGKLLPSFFITGAETHVGSAFEGLDPNFIAAELTRQINYNPELCNEAFGETTVPPVSLKQTDLKPSYTVQTALSAYVYYNFFIHSWSPKDVLEKLREQADIAFTNALTSFEERYKQYSTLSGEPYVQHPWKSKVMTYEEMEQLLVAENGETFTAHMNEFKEKLVNNPELDTRMFAARVVEEAWNWMKDKSPAIILFYSSLYSPRIELTGKTEDEMSLIQALDEAVEEMQPHYPHPIVTRNFFPYISDMSFVALSDDESGIKAETNNNPGWGTKLFVDYQDIRDINVPVINIGPYGLDAHKKLERMEMTYSLQVVPNLTNLVIQKLLNK comes from the coding sequence ATGTTGCAATGTCGAGAAGATGTACTGGCATTCACGAAACAGCTCGTAAACATTGAAAGTGTTGTAAATACTTATGGCGAAAAAGCCATTGCCCAGGCTTTATATGCAATGATTTCCTCATGGCCCTATTTTTCAGAAAATCCAGGCCAGCTTGTTTTAGAACAGACCCACAATGACAATCAAGAGCGTTATAATGTGCTGGCGTTTGTCAAAGGAACAAAGGGTACGAGCAATCGAACCGTCATCCTAATGGGTCATACGGATACAGTCGGAATTGATGATTTTACTCACTTGAAAGACCAGGCCTGCTATCCCGAGGAGCTAATGGAATCCCTGAAAAAAGAGAATCTGCCCGCTTCTGCACAAAAACATTTACAGTCGGGAGATTGGATGTTTGGCCGTGGCGTCCTTGATATGAAAAGCGGAGTCGCTAGTCATCTCTATCTCTTAAAATATTACTCGGAACACCCAGAAGAATTAGACGGAAACCTGGTTCTTTTAGCAGAGTGTGACGAGGAAGACAGCTCACACGGTGTTCTTTCTGCCTTAAAAACTTTAAAACGCTGGAAACAGGAACATGGTTTTGCCTATTCCGCTGCCATTAATGCCGATTTCGTGGCGCCGCGCTATGAAGGCGATGACAATCGCTATATCTATAAAGGCACAGTAGGAAAATTGCTGCCATCCTTTTTCATTACAGGAGCAGAAACACATGTAGGCTCTGCCTTTGAAGGACTCGATCCGAACTTTATCGCAGCCGAGCTAACTCGACAAATCAATTACAATCCAGAGCTATGCAACGAAGCGTTTGGCGAGACGACCGTGCCGCCTGTTTCGTTAAAACAAACGGATTTGAAGCCGTCCTATACGGTTCAAACGGCTCTGTCTGCTTATGTTTACTACAATTTCTTTATTCACTCTTGGTCTCCAAAGGATGTCCTTGAAAAATTAAGAGAACAGGCAGATATCGCTTTTACCAATGCCCTGACTTCTTTTGAAGAAAGATATAAACAATACAGTACATTGAGTGGCGAACCCTATGTCCAGCACCCTTGGAAATCGAAAGTCATGACGTACGAGGAAATGGAGCAATTATTGGTGGCTGAGAATGGTGAAACATTCACCGCACATATGAATGAATTTAAGGAAAAGCTAGTCAATAATCCGGAATTAGATACGCGCATGTTTGCTGCGAGAGTGGTGGAGGAAGCGTGGAATTGGATGAAGGATAAGAGCCCGGCGATCATTCTATTTTACTCGTCCTTATATTCACCAAGAATTGAATTGACAGGAAAAACAGAGGATGAAATGAGCTTGATCCAGGCGTTGGATGAAGCGGTGGAAGAAATGCAGCCACACTATCCACATCCGATTGTGACGCGGAATTTCTTCCCGTATATCTCGGATATGAGCTTTGTCGCGCTGAGTGATGATGAATCAGGCATAAAGGCGGAAACCAACAACAACCCTGGCTGGGGCACGAAGCTCTTTGTTGACTACCAAGACATCCGCGACATCAATGTACCAGTCATCAACATCGGTCCATACGGCTTAGATGCACATAAAAAGCTGGAGCGGATGGAAATGACCTACTCACTCCAAGTCGTTCCAAACCTAACCAACCTTGTAATTCAGAAACTTTTAAACAAATAA
- a CDS encoding ABC transporter substrate-binding protein, with amino-acid sequence MKKIAILLAAAMMLLLSACGTEKADGEKAAKASSGKHELVKKGALTFSMTGQYPPLNFKKDGKLTGFDVEIGTEIAKRIGLEANPVTNPWETIIQGLKAKKYDAIIGSMTATPERDKQVDFTNPYYLSGAQIFVAEGNTDIQSKEDLKGKTIGVIQASTWKDMAEDLSDQVKGYPTDVNALQDLALGRLDAVITDKIVGVSAKNEKGLKIKAIGGLLNEDRVSVAVAEGNKELADKINEAIQSMIDDGTYEKISMKWFNTNVMEK; translated from the coding sequence ATGAAAAAAATTGCAATTTTATTAGCTGCAGCGATGATGTTACTTCTATCTGCTTGCGGCACGGAGAAGGCTGATGGGGAAAAGGCAGCGAAAGCAAGCAGTGGTAAGCATGAATTAGTGAAAAAAGGTGCCTTAACGTTCTCTATGACTGGACAATATCCGCCATTAAACTTTAAGAAAGACGGAAAATTAACTGGATTTGACGTTGAAATCGGAACAGAAATTGCGAAAAGAATTGGACTCGAAGCCAATCCTGTAACAAACCCATGGGAAACGATTATTCAAGGGTTAAAGGCAAAGAAATACGATGCGATTATCGGTAGTATGACGGCAACACCTGAGCGTGATAAGCAGGTTGACTTCACGAATCCATACTATCTATCTGGTGCACAGATTTTTGTAGCGGAAGGCAACACAGATATTCAGTCAAAGGAAGACCTAAAGGGTAAGACAATCGGAGTTATTCAAGCGAGCACATGGAAGGACATGGCCGAAGATCTATCTGACCAAGTGAAAGGCTATCCAACAGACGTCAACGCTCTTCAAGACTTGGCACTTGGTCGTTTGGATGCTGTTATCACTGACAAAATTGTTGGGGTAAGTGCAAAAAATGAAAAAGGTCTAAAAATTAAAGCAATCGGCGGATTGTTGAACGAAGACCGTGTGAGTGTAGCGGTTGCTGAAGGAAACAAAGAACTCGCTGACAAAATTAACGAAGCAATCCAATCAATGATTGACGATGGTACGTACGAAAAAATCAGTATGAAATGGTTCAACACCAACGTAATGGAAAAGTAA
- a CDS encoding amino acid ABC transporter permease, whose translation MVFLDNIISIFSEHGIAFLKASWMTISITAISLLFAMVIGIIFAAFKISTSKLLNRIADIYIGIIRGTPLIVQIMFLYYGLANIVNLDSFTAGALALGVHTGAYIAEIFRGAVQSIDRGQMEAARSLGMNYSLAMRRIIFPQAFKRSIPALANQFIIGLKDSSLVAYIAVTDLYNTALSVQGENYMPFETYFVVGIYYLIIVLIFTWVANLIEKKLDVSKPKEVRVA comes from the coding sequence GTGGTTTTTTTAGATAATATTATTAGTATTTTTAGTGAGCATGGAATTGCTTTTTTGAAAGCTTCTTGGATGACGATCTCAATTACAGCGATCTCTCTATTATTTGCGATGGTGATCGGCATTATTTTTGCCGCCTTTAAGATCTCGACTAGTAAACTATTAAATCGCATTGCTGACATCTATATTGGGATTATTCGCGGAACCCCGCTGATTGTTCAAATCATGTTCTTATATTATGGACTTGCCAACATCGTGAACTTGGATAGCTTCACGGCAGGGGCATTGGCATTGGGTGTTCACACGGGCGCGTATATCGCAGAAATTTTCAGAGGAGCGGTTCAATCGATTGACCGCGGTCAGATGGAAGCGGCCAGGTCGCTTGGAATGAACTATTCACTTGCGATGAGAAGAATTATTTTCCCACAGGCTTTCAAAAGATCAATTCCGGCCCTTGCCAATCAGTTTATTATTGGCTTAAAGGATTCTTCACTAGTTGCCTATATTGCGGTAACAGACCTTTACAACACGGCCCTTAGTGTACAAGGGGAAAACTATATGCCGTTTGAAACGTATTTTGTCGTAGGAATCTATTACTTAATTATCGTTCTAATTTTCACATGGGTAGCTAACCTGATTGAAAAGAAACTCGATGTGAGTAAACCGAAGGAGGTACGTGTCGCATGA
- a CDS encoding amino acid ABC transporter ATP-binding protein gives MIQVRNLSKSFGKLDVLKNIDLEIHEQEVVVLIGASGSGKSTLLRCLNFLEVAEQGEVTIDSEKIDLTKTNLNKVREKVGMVFQHFNLFPHKTVLENIIEAPIFVRKETKEAASTKAMNLLKKVGLADKANYYPEQLSGGQKQRVAIARALAMEPKVMLFDEPTSALDPELVGEVLQVMKDLAREGMTMVIVTHEMGFAREVADRVIMLADGNIIEEGHPNEIFVNPQHERTQRFLNQIL, from the coding sequence ATGATTCAAGTTCGTAATCTATCAAAATCCTTTGGTAAGCTTGACGTGTTAAAGAATATTGACTTGGAGATTCATGAACAAGAAGTCGTCGTCCTGATTGGTGCCAGCGGTTCTGGTAAAAGTACGTTGCTTCGCTGTTTGAACTTTTTAGAGGTGGCAGAGCAGGGAGAGGTTACGATTGATTCTGAGAAAATTGATCTCACCAAAACGAACTTGAATAAAGTGAGAGAAAAGGTAGGAATGGTGTTTCAGCACTTCAATCTTTTCCCGCATAAAACGGTGTTAGAAAATATTATCGAAGCCCCCATTTTTGTTAGAAAAGAAACGAAAGAAGCTGCAAGCACAAAAGCGATGAACCTTTTGAAAAAAGTAGGCCTTGCTGATAAAGCAAACTACTATCCGGAGCAGCTGTCTGGTGGGCAAAAGCAGCGGGTGGCGATTGCAAGAGCGTTGGCGATGGAACCGAAAGTTATGCTGTTTGATGAGCCAACGTCGGCATTGGATCCTGAGCTAGTAGGGGAAGTGCTTCAGGTTATGAAGGATTTGGCCCGAGAAGGGATGACGATGGTGATCGTGACCCATGAAATGGGCTTTGCAAGAGAAGTGGCTGACCGTGTGATCATGTTGGCGGACGGCAATATAATAGAAGAAGGACATCCAAATGAGATCTTCGTGAACCCTCAGCATGAGCGGACACAGCGGTTTTTGAATCAAATCTTATAG
- a CDS encoding tetrahydrofolate dehydrogenase/cyclohydrolase catalytic domain-containing protein, whose amino-acid sequence MEKIILDGTVVAKEIKEKLKGRIETLKNDGIIPCLATILVGNDPSSETYVRMKGNECEKLGIHSIRVHLPEETTTEELLAAIKDLNEDDSVHGILLQHPVPSHIDERLAFESIDIRKDVDGVTSAGYGQTALGFGMYPSCTPAAIMEIIHYYKIPVEGKHAVVVGRSPILGKPVSALLLNENATVTTCHSKTTNLSNLLKQADIVVAAVGKPKFIQGSWLKEGAVVLDAGYNKGNIGDIDYESCLEMASAITPVPGGVGPVTISMLLKHTVDSAEKNRL is encoded by the coding sequence ATGGAAAAAATCATTTTGGATGGAACTGTTGTAGCTAAAGAAATCAAAGAAAAATTAAAAGGACGAATTGAAACGTTAAAAAACGATGGGATCATACCATGCCTTGCAACGATTTTAGTAGGAAATGATCCTTCCTCAGAAACGTACGTAAGAATGAAAGGGAATGAGTGTGAAAAATTAGGGATTCATTCGATTAGGGTCCATTTGCCTGAAGAAACAACGACGGAAGAATTGTTAGCAGCCATTAAAGATTTAAACGAAGACGACTCTGTACATGGGATTCTTTTGCAGCATCCTGTTCCATCGCACATCGATGAGCGCCTGGCTTTCGAGTCTATTGATATCCGAAAAGATGTAGATGGGGTGACAAGTGCAGGTTACGGGCAGACGGCATTAGGGTTTGGAATGTATCCATCCTGTACACCAGCAGCCATTATGGAAATCATCCATTATTACAAGATTCCTGTCGAAGGAAAACATGCGGTCGTTGTGGGAAGAAGCCCGATCTTAGGTAAGCCTGTTTCGGCGTTACTGCTTAATGAAAATGCGACGGTGACCACGTGCCATTCTAAAACAACCAACTTATCCAACCTGTTAAAACAAGCAGATATCGTTGTGGCAGCAGTAGGAAAGCCTAAATTTATTCAAGGTTCCTGGCTAAAAGAGGGGGCTGTTGTCCTCGACGCTGGATATAACAAAGGTAATATTGGAGATATCGATTATGAATCTTGCTTAGAGATGGCAAGTGCCATCACACCTGTCCCAGGTGGAGTAGGCCCTGTAACCATTTCCATGCTCTTGAAACATACGGTTGATTCGGCTGAGAAAAATAGATTGTAA
- a CDS encoding cupin domain-containing protein — translation MDIGSKIRAIRNRKKITIAQMCEGTGLSKGFISNVENNNTSPSINTLQTIATFLGVPLPYLLLEKKQHMRVVKKTERTYSTYNNLKIEHLTSQGGLHMRLVEFPPGASMGEANAHEGEESHLVLEGKILAEQGEDSFILEEGDTFSWNASVPHFVKNVGEEKAIVLISVYSDTERNDVF, via the coding sequence GTGGATATTGGATCTAAGATTCGCGCGATACGAAACAGGAAGAAAATTACGATTGCCCAAATGTGTGAAGGAACGGGACTATCGAAAGGCTTTATCAGTAATGTAGAGAACAATAATACCTCTCCTTCCATTAACACACTGCAGACAATAGCGACTTTTCTAGGAGTGCCTTTACCCTATTTATTATTAGAAAAAAAGCAGCATATGCGTGTGGTTAAAAAGACGGAACGAACGTATTCAACCTATAACAACTTAAAAATTGAGCATTTAACTTCACAAGGTGGCTTACACATGAGGTTGGTGGAGTTTCCTCCGGGTGCATCCATGGGGGAAGCCAATGCCCATGAAGGGGAGGAGTCCCATTTAGTCTTAGAAGGAAAAATCCTTGCCGAACAGGGCGAAGATTCATTCATCTTGGAAGAAGGGGATACCTTTAGCTGGAATGCAAGCGTCCCCCACTTTGTTAAAAATGTGGGTGAGGAAAAAGCGATAGTACTGATCTCCGTCTACTCTGATACAGAACGGAATGATGTTTTCTAG
- a CDS encoding class III extradiol ring-cleavage dioxygenase — MLPSLFIAHGAPLLAIENNEYTQFLNQLGRTLPRPKAIVLFSAHWESNMQQVSSAPEYRTIYDFGGFPEALYKIEYPAKGNHDITKEITELFTSQGVSYEVDATRGLDHGAWVVLRMLYPNADIPVISMSVNPDLSPAEQYQIGKSLAGLREKDVLIIASGGTVHNLRALNWDKDRTGGIDDWALAFDEWLARHLKNWDVDSLFNYQTLAPNANIAVPPYGTEHFIPIFYAMGAADNGEKAELLHRSYRYGSLSHSVWQFN; from the coding sequence ATGCTTCCATCATTATTTATCGCACACGGAGCTCCGTTACTTGCGATTGAAAACAATGAGTATACACAGTTTTTAAATCAATTAGGACGTACTCTACCAAGACCAAAGGCAATTGTTTTATTTTCCGCCCACTGGGAATCGAATATGCAACAGGTGAGCAGTGCCCCTGAATACCGCACGATTTATGATTTTGGCGGATTTCCTGAAGCCTTGTACAAAATAGAATATCCAGCTAAGGGAAATCATGACATCACCAAAGAAATTACTGAACTATTCACTAGCCAAGGCGTTTCATATGAAGTTGATGCAACGCGCGGATTGGATCACGGTGCATGGGTTGTATTGAGGATGTTGTATCCAAATGCGGATATACCTGTGATTTCGATGTCGGTTAATCCCGACCTTTCACCTGCAGAACAGTATCAGATTGGGAAGTCTTTGGCAGGGTTAAGAGAAAAGGATGTATTAATTATTGCCAGTGGAGGAACGGTGCATAATCTCCGAGCATTAAATTGGGATAAGGATCGCACCGGCGGAATTGATGACTGGGCACTCGCGTTTGATGAGTGGTTAGCCCGTCATTTAAAAAATTGGGATGTAGACTCACTTTTCAATTATCAGACATTAGCACCGAATGCCAACATTGCCGTGCCGCCATATGGCACAGAGCACTTTATACCTATTTTTTATGCAATGGGTGCAGCGGATAATGGGGAAAAAGCAGAATTACTGCACCGCAGCTACCGATATGGAAGCTTAAGCCATAGTGTATGGCAGTTTAATTAA
- a CDS encoding DoxX family protein, whose amino-acid sequence MNNKFEVSTFILRVVLGISFFIHGLTKFQGGIENIVGWFDSIGLPGGLAYVVAVIELVGGLALVIGLGSRVVSILLSLVMIGAMIKVKLAVGFLGNGQMAGYELDLAFLAMAVVIAVNDSKLFALDQVIFNKHSNNSGNNKAA is encoded by the coding sequence ATGAATAATAAATTTGAAGTCAGTACATTCATTTTACGTGTGGTTTTAGGGATTAGTTTTTTTATCCACGGGCTTACTAAGTTCCAGGGCGGAATAGAAAATATTGTTGGTTGGTTTGACAGTATCGGTTTACCTGGTGGATTGGCCTATGTAGTGGCAGTGATTGAGTTGGTTGGTGGATTAGCCTTAGTAATTGGTTTAGGTTCAAGAGTCGTATCTATTCTTTTATCTCTCGTCATGATTGGTGCCATGATTAAAGTGAAATTAGCTGTCGGATTTTTAGGAAATGGCCAAATGGCAGGCTATGAACTAGATTTAGCTTTCCTTGCGATGGCTGTAGTGATTGCCGTCAATGACAGTAAATTGTTTGCGCTTGACCAAGTGATTTTTAATAAGCATTCAAATAATAGTGGAAATAATAAAGCGGCATAA
- a CDS encoding methyl-accepting chemotaxis protein, whose amino-acid sequence MFRNVSINVKQMGSYIIIILFFIVITDVSYNNVNHLRDQTITLGKTDVPKIVIVANVREEFNGLIQNINKHAFVHEAVEKEKIENLINEDIANTKKNLEKMKKLNYTNQNEKLIADFNKNFEQFIGNLPTFYKESRQNNYESVHKQVNELSLISEKNNILLKKLYQSAQENANVTIDNSYKDSNRFNYEILVLSVIASLFSSLIALLTTKLISQTVKGLVKNVDVTTTSVTEIKKSIDKTAISAQELDASMNKANNSVSELVESIKQVAGNTTATASGVDEISAAIEQMSASINLVARSANTLSSSAEETSSAIQEMMVSIEQVAGNTENVNANVEHISEAIEEMSRSIRGVNENAIGLTTTAEQTSETVEEMIDSIKQVAASAQTVNKLSHSVKSDALEGTKSLNETLNGLKEISLVIHQASDVMEKLGKSSEEIGSIIEVIDEIADQTNLLALNAEIEAARAGEHGKGFSVVAAEVQKLAERSARATKEIALLINGIQAETASALTSIKVGAHKVTLGNELADKTNRAIKKITEGITQVTAEMNQIAKVTEEQKKDSELITQAVENVTMQTIQMTNSTKEQVNTAEEIVKGIINTKDQVVQISIATAEQAKGSRAIVEAVEKVTKQSSSVTNATSEQAITSEEIVRNIITIKETVKQMTTAINEQARYGQEIALEVENVLRQTEELDSSIEMQTNELKDVAAAISDVNNQVKVLK is encoded by the coding sequence ATGTTTCGAAATGTGTCAATAAATGTGAAACAAATGGGAAGTTATATCATTATTATCTTATTTTTCATTGTTATAACAGATGTTTCCTATAACAATGTTAACCATCTTAGGGACCAAACCATTACACTAGGAAAAACAGATGTACCCAAGATTGTTATAGTAGCGAACGTAAGAGAAGAATTTAACGGCCTTATACAAAATATCAATAAGCATGCATTTGTGCATGAAGCTGTAGAAAAAGAAAAGATAGAAAATCTTATTAATGAGGATATAGCAAATACAAAAAAGAATTTAGAAAAAATGAAGAAACTTAATTATACTAATCAAAATGAAAAATTAATTGCCGATTTCAATAAAAATTTTGAACAGTTTATCGGAAACCTGCCTACATTCTATAAGGAATCAAGGCAAAACAATTATGAGAGTGTACATAAACAAGTGAATGAATTAAGTCTTATTAGTGAAAAAAACAATATTTTACTTAAAAAACTCTATCAGTCAGCTCAAGAAAATGCCAATGTCACTATTGATAACTCATATAAAGACTCTAATAGATTCAATTATGAGATCCTTGTTCTTTCAGTTATTGCTTCACTATTTAGCTCATTAATTGCCCTGCTTACGACAAAACTCATTTCGCAAACCGTTAAAGGACTCGTGAAGAATGTGGACGTTACAACTACCTCCGTTACTGAAATTAAAAAGTCAATTGATAAGACGGCTATTAGTGCTCAAGAATTAGACGCTTCAATGAACAAAGCAAATAACTCTGTAAGCGAACTGGTTGAGTCTATTAAACAGGTTGCTGGAAACACCACTGCAACCGCTTCTGGTGTAGATGAAATTTCTGCAGCAATAGAACAAATGAGTGCTTCAATAAATTTGGTAGCTCGAAGCGCAAATACACTCTCTTCTTCGGCCGAAGAAACTTCTTCTGCAATACAAGAAATGATGGTTTCTATTGAGCAAGTAGCTGGAAATACCGAGAATGTAAATGCGAACGTAGAACATATTTCTGAAGCTATCGAAGAAATGAGCAGGTCAATTAGAGGAGTTAACGAAAATGCAATTGGATTGACAACTACCGCGGAGCAAACTTCTGAAACGGTTGAGGAAATGATTGATTCAATTAAACAAGTTGCTGCAAGTGCCCAAACAGTAAACAAACTTAGCCATTCAGTTAAGTCTGATGCACTTGAGGGGACAAAATCTTTGAACGAAACATTGAATGGACTGAAAGAAATTTCGTTAGTGATCCACCAAGCAAGTGATGTAATGGAAAAGCTAGGAAAAAGTTCGGAAGAAATAGGAAGCATTATTGAAGTGATTGATGAAATTGCTGACCAAACCAATCTATTAGCTCTGAATGCCGAAATTGAAGCTGCACGAGCTGGTGAACACGGTAAAGGATTTTCAGTGGTTGCTGCAGAAGTGCAAAAATTAGCAGAACGATCCGCTCGAGCAACAAAAGAGATTGCACTTTTAATAAATGGAATTCAGGCAGAGACTGCTTCTGCCTTGACCTCAATAAAGGTAGGGGCACACAAAGTAACCCTCGGCAATGAGCTAGCGGATAAAACAAATCGAGCCATCAAGAAAATCACAGAGGGTATAACACAAGTAACTGCGGAAATGAATCAAATTGCTAAAGTAACGGAAGAGCAAAAGAAAGATAGTGAATTAATTACCCAAGCTGTTGAGAATGTTACAATGCAAACCATTCAAATGACTAATTCAACAAAAGAACAAGTGAACACAGCTGAAGAAATTGTAAAGGGAATCATAAATACAAAGGATCAGGTGGTACAAATATCTATTGCTACTGCAGAACAAGCGAAAGGTAGCCGAGCAATCGTAGAGGCAGTGGAAAAGGTCACAAAGCAATCAAGCTCGGTGACGAATGCGACGAGTGAACAAGCTATAACTTCAGAAGAAATTGTTCGAAATATCATAACCATTAAAGAAACCGTTAAACAAATGACTACAGCCATAAATGAACAAGCAAGATACGGTCAAGAAATTGCATTAGAGGTTGAAAATGTTCTGAGACAAACGGAAGAGTTAGATTCAAGTATTGAAATGCAGACCAACGAATTGAAAGATGTAGCAGCTGCTATTAGCGACGTCAATAATCAAGTTAAAGTATTAAAATAA
- a CDS encoding DMT family transporter, producing MKQETSRSIALPLTISIIAISFSAIFVKWSDAPASVLSMYRMLFASILMLPIVWKHRHEFNKIKKKDWFFLFFSGSFLALHFVLWFGSLKLTTVASSTIILALQPIVSLVGGFFLFRERTTISALMTMGIAIIGAMMIGWGDFGLSEDAIMGDVLSFLSVISVVGYLLIGQTIVKKISHWLYSFCVFFSAAMVLMIYNFSTGVDFGGYPAKEWGIFLLLATVPTVSHVINNWLLKYVNATTISMSILGEPVGSTFLAYILLHERLVPWQIAGGLLVLVGVFFFMTQKQKPVPQVVEKETFQ from the coding sequence ATGAAACAGGAAACTTCAAGATCCATTGCCCTGCCGCTTACTATTTCGATTATAGCCATCTCGTTTTCAGCTATCTTTGTAAAATGGTCAGACGCACCAGCCTCAGTTTTGAGTATGTATAGGATGTTATTTGCAAGTATTTTAATGCTCCCAATCGTTTGGAAACATCGGCATGAATTTAATAAAATTAAAAAGAAGGATTGGTTCTTCTTATTTTTTTCAGGCTCATTTTTAGCCTTACATTTTGTCCTTTGGTTTGGATCATTAAAGCTAACGACAGTAGCAAGTTCGACCATCATTCTAGCTTTGCAACCAATTGTATCGTTAGTAGGGGGCTTTTTCCTTTTTAGAGAGCGAACGACCATATCAGCCTTAATGACAATGGGAATTGCGATTATAGGCGCCATGATGATTGGCTGGGGAGATTTCGGGTTGAGCGAGGATGCCATTATGGGTGATGTCCTTTCCTTTTTAAGTGTTATCTCCGTTGTAGGCTACCTCTTAATAGGCCAAACTATCGTGAAAAAAATTTCCCACTGGCTTTATAGCTTTTGTGTGTTTTTCTCAGCTGCTATGGTTTTAATGATTTATAATTTTTCAACAGGTGTGGACTTTGGCGGTTATCCAGCTAAGGAATGGGGAATCTTCCTTTTACTTGCTACCGTACCTACCGTAAGTCACGTCATAAATAACTGGCTGTTAAAATACGTCAATGCTACCACGATTTCTATGAGTATTTTAGGTGAACCCGTTGGCTCTACTTTTTTAGCTTATATTTTATTACATGAACGTCTTGTCCCATGGCAGATTGCAGGGGGACTACTCGTCCTTGTCGGCGTCTTCTTCTTTATGACCCAGAAGCAAAAGCCAGTTCCACAAGTGGTTGAAAAAGAAACATTTCAATAG